One genomic region from Borrelia sp. A-FGy1 encodes:
- a CDS encoding chromosome replication/partitioning protein, translated as MTELKPNISLRVDKQSLYEEKEIKEQKLKKLIEKLKSLAVKDIRTKIEMIKTVFEIYDEKLYIVGGYNSFVEFIKTCGTSVTNAYMFIKVGKALKEGQITEKDIIERGIDHIKMIVKEGNYQSLKEGKAEKDIPLRILIPSKNAYSYFKSNTKFTSYVLSRIYDEHRQLLDTLFYDYNKEKKDKKKHESESVIEMGAERHIDDASSQIQKYNNNY; from the coding sequence ATGACAGAATTAAAACCCAATATTAGCTTAAGAGTTGATAAGCAGTCCTTATACGAAGAAAAAGAAATAAAAGAGCAAAAACTGAAAAAACTGATAGAAAAGTTGAAGTCATTAGCTGTAAAAGATATTAGGACAAAGATTGAAATGATTAAAACGGTGTTTGAAATATACGATGAAAAATTATATATAGTGGGAGGCTATAATAGTTTTGTAGAGTTTATAAAGACATGCGGAACATCAGTTACAAATGCTTATATGTTTATTAAAGTAGGTAAAGCATTAAAAGAAGGGCAAATAACAGAAAAGGATATTATTGAGAGAGGGATAGATCATATTAAGATGATTGTAAAGGAAGGTAACTATCAGTCTTTAAAAGAAGGAAAAGCGGAGAAAGATATTCCATTAAGGATACTAATACCGTCAAAAAATGCATATTCATACTTTAAATCAAACACTAAATTTACATCTTATGTCTTATCCAGAATCTATGATGAGCATAGGCAATTATTGGATACCTTATTTTATGATTATAACAAAGAAAAAAAAGATAAAAAAAAACATGAATCAGAAAGTGTTATTGAAATGGGAGCAGAAAGACATATAGATGATGCTAGCTCCCAAATACAGAAATATAATAACAATTATTAA
- a CDS encoding PBSX family phage terminase large subunit, whose protein sequence is MASKYKRIFKNIPASSASLNIDFDSFESNNLLPKQKEVLESIKKGDINKIILNGEIASGKTFLACYLFIKNLLKYRDSYTKNVNNFIIGNSQNSIEVNILGEIENICDILGISYKKKKQNTSFILIDSLRVNLYGGDKTSDFKRLRGCNSALMFVNEAITLSQETIQEALKRLRIGKRIAIFDTNPDFPTHFFKTDYIDQTKIYTTYNFTTYDNEKLSDDFIREQEITYEHLPTYKARVLLGQWVASHESIFHQIEFTADYKFSAPICYIDPAFTIGGDNTAICIL, encoded by the coding sequence ATGGCAAGTAAATACAAAAGAATATTTAAAAATATTCCTGCTAGTAGTGCAAGCCTAAATATTGATTTTGATTCATTTGAATCTAATAACTTACTTCCTAAACAAAAGGAAGTACTAGAGTCAATTAAGAAAGGAGATATAAATAAAATTATATTAAATGGTGAGATTGCTAGTGGTAAGACATTTCTTGCATGTTATCTTTTCATCAAAAACTTATTAAAATATAGGGATTCTTACACAAAAAATGTAAATAACTTTATTATTGGTAATTCACAAAACTCAATAGAAGTTAATATCTTAGGTGAGATAGAAAATATCTGTGATATACTTGGCATTTCTTACAAAAAAAAGAAGCAAAATACTTCTTTTATTTTAATTGATTCCCTTAGGGTTAATCTTTATGGTGGGGATAAGACTAGCGATTTTAAGCGTCTTAGGGGATGTAACAGTGCATTAATGTTTGTCAATGAAGCTATAACTCTTAGTCAAGAAACAATACAAGAAGCTCTAAAAAGACTTAGGATAGGCAAAAGAATAGCTATCTTTGATACAAATCCTGACTTTCCTACTCATTTCTTCAAGACTGACTATATTGACCAGACAAAAATTTACACTACATATAACTTTACAACATATGATAACGAAAAACTTTCTGATGATTTTATACGTGAACAAGAGATTACATACGAACACCTACCCACATACAAAGCACGAGTACTTTTAGGCCAATGGGTTGCAAGTCATGAGTCCATTTTTCACCAAATAGAATTTACTGCTGATTATAAATTTAGTGCTCCTATATGCTATATTGACCCTGCTTTTACTATTGGGGGCGATAATACTGCTATTTGCATACTATAG
- a CDS encoding DUF261 family protein yields the protein MVKEITKIKQYNSVLDTNIRRLGGYYLSLLFYINYFTRKIDFTAEDINKYYFLFIKKGYLDKSSLPKSPCLILEYFGFIRPKCRYERVLNPIGNNEFSIYEVYINSLDTVHHIAKYKKKILYDSRDMASLGIKSRNISKRVFSYLSINTQYAFKLP from the coding sequence ATGGTTAAGGAAATAACAAAGATCAAACAATATAACTCTGTTCTAGATACTAATATAAGAAGATTGGGTGGATATTACTTATCACTGCTATTTTATATCAATTACTTTACTCGTAAAATCGATTTTACAGCAGAAGACATCAATAAATACTATTTTCTTTTCATAAAGAAGGGATATCTAGATAAAAGTTCACTTCCTAAATCTCCATGTCTTATTCTAGAATATTTTGGCTTTATTAGACCAAAATGTCGTTATGAGCGTGTATTAAACCCTATAGGGAATAATGAATTTAGCATTTACGAGGTCTATATCAATTCCCTTGATACTGTGCATCATATAGCAAAATATAAAAAGAAAATCTTGTATGATAGCAGAGATATGGCCAGCTTAGGCATTAAATCTCGTAATATATCAAAAAGAGTATTCTCATATTTAAGTATTAATACCCAATATGCATTTAAACTGCCTTAA